One genomic segment of Gossypium arboreum isolate Shixiya-1 chromosome 3, ASM2569848v2, whole genome shotgun sequence includes these proteins:
- the LOC108465045 gene encoding probable 3-hydroxyisobutyrate dehydrogenase, mitochondrial isoform X1, translating to MAMMKMKINGYRLRTLLSTSLSSSPFHSVPSRTFSSSSFENVGFIGLGNMGSRMANNLLKAGYKMTVHDVNCNVMKKYSDMGVSTKQTPFEVAEASDVVITMLPSSSHVLNVYNGPDGLLQGGDLLTPQLFIDSSTIDPQTSRKLAVSVSNCILKEKKVWIHITYVENWENPVMLDAPVSGGVVAAEAGSLTFMVGGSEDVYLAAKSLLLSMGKNTIFCGGPGNGSVAKICNNLAMAISMLGLSEALALGQSLGITASTLTKIFNSSSARCWSSDSYNPVPGVMQGVPSSRNYSGGFASKLMAKDLNLAAASAEEVGQRCPLTFLAQNIYTEICNDGHETEDFSCVFQHYYSGKSKRN from the exons TCTCCTTTTCATTCCGTTCCGTCTCGCACTTTCTCGTCTTCCTCCTTTGAG AATGTTGGATTCATAGGGCTGGGAAATATGGGATCCAGAATGGCAAATAATTTACTCAAAGCTGGATACAAAATGACTGTTCATGATGT AAACTGTAATGTCATGAAGAAGTACTCTGATATGGGAGTTTCAACAAAACAAACACCTTTTGAAGTTGCAGAAGCAAGTGATGTTGTAATCACAATGTTGCCTTCATCATCTCAT GTATTGAATGTTTACAATGGACCAGATGGGTTACTTCAAGGAGGAGATCTCCTAACGCCTCAATTATTTATAGATTCATCTACTATTGATCCCCAAACATCAAGAAAGCTCGCTGTGTCTGTATCTAATTGCATTCTAAAGGAAAAGAAAG TTTGGATTCATATAACTTATGTAGAGAATTGGGAGAACCCTGTCATGTTGGATGCTCCCGTCTCTGGAGGTGTTGTAGCTGCAGAAGCTGGTTCACTTACTTTCATG GTTGGTGGCTCTGAAGATGTGTATCTTGCTGCCAAATCCTTACTCCTCTCGATGGGAAAAAACACAATTTTCTGTGGTGGACCAGGAAATGGTTCA GTGGCAAAGATATGCAACAATTTGGCAATGGCTATTAGCATGCTTGGACTGTCAGAAGCTCTAGCTCTTGGTCAGTCTCTAGGAATAACTGCCAGTACGCTGACAAAGATATTTAACTCTTCAAGTGCACGCTGTTGGAGTAG TGATAGTTATAATCCAGTTCCTGGTGTGATGCAAGGAGTGCCTTCTTCAAGGAATTATAGTGGTGGATTTGCATCCAAGCTCATG GCTAAAGACCTAAACCTTGCTGCTGCATCAGCAGAAGAAGTTGGTCAAAGATGTCCACTGACATTTCTAGCACAAAACAT ATATACAGAGATTTGCAACGATGGTCATGAAACTGAAGACTTCTCGTGTGTGTTCCAGCATTATTACTCTGGCAAGAGTAAACGCAATTAG
- the LOC108465045 gene encoding probable 3-hydroxyisobutyrate dehydrogenase, mitochondrial isoform X2 — translation MAMMKMKINGYRLRTLLSTSLSSSPFHSVPSRTFSSSSFENVGFIGLGNMGSRMANNLLKAGYKMTVHDVNCNVMKKYSDMGVSTKQTPFEVAEASDVVITMLPSSSHVLNVYNGPDGLLQGGDLLTPQLFIDSSTIDPQTSRKLAVSVSNCILKEKKENWENPVMLDAPVSGGVVAAEAGSLTFMVGGSEDVYLAAKSLLLSMGKNTIFCGGPGNGSVAKICNNLAMAISMLGLSEALALGQSLGITASTLTKIFNSSSARCWSSDSYNPVPGVMQGVPSSRNYSGGFASKLMAKDLNLAAASAEEVGQRCPLTFLAQNIYTEICNDGHETEDFSCVFQHYYSGKSKRN, via the exons TCTCCTTTTCATTCCGTTCCGTCTCGCACTTTCTCGTCTTCCTCCTTTGAG AATGTTGGATTCATAGGGCTGGGAAATATGGGATCCAGAATGGCAAATAATTTACTCAAAGCTGGATACAAAATGACTGTTCATGATGT AAACTGTAATGTCATGAAGAAGTACTCTGATATGGGAGTTTCAACAAAACAAACACCTTTTGAAGTTGCAGAAGCAAGTGATGTTGTAATCACAATGTTGCCTTCATCATCTCAT GTATTGAATGTTTACAATGGACCAGATGGGTTACTTCAAGGAGGAGATCTCCTAACGCCTCAATTATTTATAGATTCATCTACTATTGATCCCCAAACATCAAGAAAGCTCGCTGTGTCTGTATCTAATTGCATTCTAAAGGAAAAGAAAG AGAATTGGGAGAACCCTGTCATGTTGGATGCTCCCGTCTCTGGAGGTGTTGTAGCTGCAGAAGCTGGTTCACTTACTTTCATG GTTGGTGGCTCTGAAGATGTGTATCTTGCTGCCAAATCCTTACTCCTCTCGATGGGAAAAAACACAATTTTCTGTGGTGGACCAGGAAATGGTTCA GTGGCAAAGATATGCAACAATTTGGCAATGGCTATTAGCATGCTTGGACTGTCAGAAGCTCTAGCTCTTGGTCAGTCTCTAGGAATAACTGCCAGTACGCTGACAAAGATATTTAACTCTTCAAGTGCACGCTGTTGGAGTAG TGATAGTTATAATCCAGTTCCTGGTGTGATGCAAGGAGTGCCTTCTTCAAGGAATTATAGTGGTGGATTTGCATCCAAGCTCATG GCTAAAGACCTAAACCTTGCTGCTGCATCAGCAGAAGAAGTTGGTCAAAGATGTCCACTGACATTTCTAGCACAAAACAT ATATACAGAGATTTGCAACGATGGTCATGAAACTGAAGACTTCTCGTGTGTGTTCCAGCATTATTACTCTGGCAAGAGTAAACGCAATTAG